The Polaromonas sp. SP1 DNA window TTACGACAACTTTGATGAAGCCATCGCACTGAACAACGCCGTGGCGCACGGCCTGTCGTCGGCCGTCTTCACGCAGGACCTGCGCGAAGCCGAGCAGTTCACCTCGGCGCGCGGCTCCGACTGCGGCATTGCCAACGTCAACATCGGCACCAGCGGTGCGGAGATCGGCGGCGCGTTTGGCGGCGAAAAAGAAACCGGCGGCGGGCGCGAGTCGGGATCGGATTCGTGGAAGGCTTATATGCGCCGTGCCACCAACACGGTCAACTACGGCAGCAGCTTGCCGCTGGCGCAGGGGATCCGGTTCGAGATTTAAGCCGGAAAGCATTTGCTATCTTTTTAGTAGCATCCCACCTATACCCTATAAAGGCTAGAGGCCAATTATTCTTACAAAAGAAGAAAGGCCTTGCAAGACGGCGTGCGCGTTAGACGGCCGAGAAATCCGGCTTGCGCTTAGCCATAAACGCCGAGAAGGCCTCGCGCGCGGCCGGCTCGCCCAGCATGCGGCCGAAGCTGGCGCCCTCTTCCGCCATGCGCTCGGCCACCACGGTGGCGTTGCCTTTTTTCATGAGGCGTTTGGTTTCCATCAGCGCGCTGAGCGGCTTGGCCACCAGCTTTTGTGCCTGGCGTTGCGCCAGTGCGTTGGCTTCGGTGGGCGGCACGATGCGGTTGATCAGGCCGATCTCGAGTGCGGTCTCGGCCATGAAAGGCTCGCCCAGCAGCAGCGCTTCAGCCGCGCGCGGGTAACCCATCAGTTGCGGCACCAGGAAGCTCGATGCCGCTTCCGGGCACAGGCCCAGGTTGACGAAGGGCATCGAGAACGCGGCGTTGTCGCCGGCATAAACCAGGTCGCAATGCAGCAGCAATGTGGTGCCAATGCCCACGGCCGGGCCGCACACCGCCGCGACCAGGGGCTTTGGAAAACTGCTGATGCCGCGCAGGAAGCGGAACACCGGCGAGTCGGATGTGGCGGGCGGGTTGTTCAA harbors:
- a CDS encoding enoyl-CoA hydratase — translated: MNTPTSISPVSTGSIPEILVHVDAGVMTITLNRVDKKNSITAAMYGALADALESANHDAAVRAVVIQGHETIFSAGNDIADFLNNPPATSDSPVFRFLRGISSFPKPLVAAVCGPAVGIGTTLLLHCDLVYAGDNAAFSMPFVNLGLCPEAASSFLVPQLMGYPRAAEALLLGEPFMAETALEIGLINRIVPPTEANALAQRQAQKLVAKPLSALMETKRLMKKGNATVVAERMAEEGASFGRMLGEPAAREAFSAFMAKRKPDFSAV